From Rhodopseudomonas palustris:
TTTCATCCGGATCGACATGGACCTGCGCCCCTGAGCTGATCCGATCAGCGGAAGAACACTTCCTGATTGCGCCGCTCGAGCTCGGTGGCGAAGGTGCGCAGCACATGCGCCTCGCTGACGAGGCCGATCGTCACCCGCTCCTCGGCGTTGTTCACCACCACCAGCACGTCGGCTTCGCTGCGGTCGAACGCGGTCACGAGGTCGCGCACGGTGACGTCCGGGAGCAGGAATTCGTCGCGCTGATGCGCAAGCGTGGCGAGGGTCTCATCCTCGGCATGGGCATGCCCGTGCAGTTCCGGCGCCTCCACGATGCCGCCATAGCTGCCGTCGGTTTCCCTCAGCACGATTTGCTTGATGCGCCCCGGCGGAAACAGCGTCTGCGCCTCGGCGATCGACAGGCCGGCCTGCGCGGTTTCGAAATCGGACCGCATCAGCGTCGCCGCGCTGATCTGCCGGACCCAGCCGACGTCCTGCGGCCCGCGAATGGCTTCGCCGCGCAGATGAAAGCGCCAAGTCGCGAAGCTGTAGCCGAACAATTCGCGCACGATCATCGCACTGATCGACGCGGCGACGACGGCGCCCGCCGTGATCGAGAAATCGCCGGTGAGTTCGAGCGCGAGACAGACCATGCTGAACGGCGCGCCGATCACGCCGGTGCCGAGCGCGACCATGCCGGCGACCGCCGCCGTTCCCGGCTGCAGCGCCAGTTCGGGAAACGGGCCGCTCAGCACCGTGCTGTAGAGCTGGCCGATCATCGACCCGAGCATCAGCGAGGCGAAGAACAGGCCGCCGCGAAAGCCTGCGCCGAGCGAGATCGCCGACGCGGCGGTCTTCAGCAGGATCGTGGTCGCCAGCATCAGCCAGGTCGGATTGCTGATCAGCAGGATCTGCATCGCGCCGTGGCCGGAGCCCAGCACGGTCGGCGTCAGCAGGCCGAGACAGCCGAGCATGGTCGCGCCGACGACCAGGCGCAGCCCGCCGCGCAGCCAGGTGATCCGCTGCATCACGCGCTCCGCGAACGCCACCGCCAGCATCACCACGATGCTGAAGAACGCGCACAGAATGCCGACAGCCATGACCTGGCCGATCATC
This genomic window contains:
- a CDS encoding chloride channel protein codes for the protein MSADSRLDARPVAPAASSSASRRWLFPAGLRNFVRNREIGLVIVAMVIGLLAGLLVAAISMLSELAHAVLFDIPFDNKLSASGVISWQRTLLVPIVGAVILALISIFYAGRFKGQLADAIEANALYGGRVSMRGSLLISIQTLLSNGFGGSVGLEAGYTQICAAFSSHIGQRLAARRADMRLLVACGAAGAISAAFSAPLAGAFFAFEVVLGAYTSAALVPVIASAVAAWLVTRHLAHQQFLMVPGVPSPVSVEMIGQVMAVGILCAFFSIVVMLAVAFAERVMQRITWLRGGLRLVVGATMLGCLGLLTPTVLGSGHGAMQILLISNPTWLMLATTILLKTAASAISLGAGFRGGLFFASLMLGSMIGQLYSTVLSGPFPELALQPGTAAVAGMVALGTGVIGAPFSMVCLALELTGDFSITAGAVVAASISAMIVRELFGYSFATWRFHLRGEAIRGPQDVGWVRQISAATLMRSDFETAQAGLSIAEAQTLFPPGRIKQIVLRETDGSYGGIVEAPELHGHAHAEDETLATLAHQRDEFLLPDVTVRDLVTAFDRSEADVLVVVNNAEERVTIGLVSEAHVLRTFATELERRNQEVFFR